The stretch of DNA ATTCATTTTTCTATTACTAAGATAAAATGATCAGCCACATAATAAAGGAAGATATATATTTTACACGTACACTGAAGTGCAGAATCCAAGATTTTGATTTATGGTAACTAATGCTGCTTTACCAGCTGTTTCATGGCAgtgtgaaatattttattttccttttttaaaacggACTGTTTCAGAAGAtgattatattgtttatgtAATGTTTATGTAAGGTGGGAAACCTACCATTTTGCAACAAGAGAACACATTGTGTGACCATTCTAGGATGAGGTTAAGGCTCCTGTATGTTTTAGTTGCTTATCCTTTGGGTTTGGTTTGCTCAAGCCATCATTGCTCAACTGATTTCCTTTGTGTTCCCTTCACCAGACAAAGCTGGACTTTGGCTCTCCCAAACCTCCTCGCAGAGAGGTTTTGGAGGAAGAGGCCTCCATTGACTTTGTCTTCATTCCTCCTGAGACAAAGGAGCGAGTCCTGACTGAGCACCAGAAGGAGGTTAAAAGGACTAAAAGGTCAGatttgtctgtccatctgtttgcaaaaatacattttattaaaaaatccATGTTGTTAGTCTAAAgagcaaatgttttctttgacacAGGGTTGACATCCCGGCCATGTACAACAACCTTGATGCCTCTCTGGATACAACGGTTTTCAGCCAGTACACACAGAGCCAAGAAGAGTCTTTGTAAGTTTTGGGCATCTGCTACAAGAATTGGGATACATCTCAGTGCTCTCATAGAAAAACAGCATTCACataataaaccttttttttttttttgtcttttcaacagGGACAAACTGCAGACTGAACAAGCTGACAGCGTTGGTAAAGAGGCTCCCGGCAAGGTAATGAAATACACATTCCCATCAGGGggccaaaaagaaaaatccacccTGCCAGGAAAGACACCACTGGGGActtgtttgtccttttttcattcagacaaaacacgtataaatgaaacaaaagctCCTTGTACATTGTTACTTGCAGAGCTTTAAAGCCAACATAGCCCACATGTACTTTCAGACTCACAGTAACGGTGTCAACCTAGagattttacagtttaatcGGTTAAAAAGTGTTACTACAGACATAATTAAAAGCATTGGCagaattctgacattttcagtaCAATTGGACTACTTAAGCTGTGACTATACACACCAGTCTGCACACGTTAAAAGACTTTTCCAGGTAAAGGTGTGCCTTCGTTGATTTAGTCAAAAAATAAGCTTAATTGTAGACTTGCTTCATCTTATTGTCAAACACGGTCATATACATGAAACTTATCAAAAGCCATAAAAGATGCTCCCTGAAAAACCAAAAACCTTTCGGGGAAAGCAGAAATCGGATCATCCATCTATCAACTTCAAGTGCTTGTTATGGTATGGGTTGCGGTGGCAGCAGGCAAACCAGGGTAGCCAAGATGTCTTCCCTTCCCAACACTGCACTCCTGCTCTTCCTTGGGAGTACTAGCATCAGCACATTAAAGTTAAACTGTAAGAGAGGCCACACCTAATCTTTGTTGGTGCGCCAAAACACTTAAAGCAATATCCACTAGTTCTCTGCTCAAGAAAATGCAAATCAACGCTCTGTCACTATAGCTAAAAATGTCTGGAGAAGAATTCACCAACACACTCAAGTTTCTAGATTTACTTGTATAGTTTAGGCACCAAACTTGCATTTTCTACATATTCATACTCGCAAAACATCTGTTAGTCTGGATTTAATATTTCTAAATTTTCTATGTATCTCTGCAACAGGTAATTACTCTAATTTGCTTTCCTTCAGGTTCCTCAGGAGACTGTGGACAAAGAGGAAGATACTGAAATTCTAACAAAAGAAACCCAAGACTATGCCAGCCCCAAAGCAGTAGAGAACATGGCAGAAAACTGTGAGCAGGAGGAGATGATCCCTGAATCAGCAGATGTTTCTATGGAGGATGATGTCAAAAGCGATGATAGAGCAGAAGACTTTGATATGGAGTCCAAAGAAGGCACAAGTCCTAATGTCTCTGGCACCTCAGACTTGGTCTCAGGGACTCCCCAGAAACCCAACAGTCGCCGTCAGTCCTTTATAACTCTGGAAAAGTATGCTGAGGGAAAGCCTGCCAGCCCCAGCAGTACGTCCACATTCACAGGTCCCCTCATAAAGACCTCCAACAGCCAAGAACGCACTAAAACCAACAAGACATCGACCTCTTCGGCTTCTCAGACATCCACTGGTCCAAACTCTCAGGATTCTCTGTCTACGCCGACAAGAAATGTGAACTCGCCCTGTCCTGTGAAAGACGCCCCCGAGTCCCCTCAAAGACCCAAAGACTCGGTGACAAAATGTGAGCCAGTAAGGTTGACTGAGAGAATGCCTAGTGACACAACGGAGGATGAAGATGTTATTCCGGACACCCAGACTGAACTGGAgcaaaaggaaagtaaaaagaTGCCTTCCACCCTAGATAATCTGGAACCATCAAGCCAGGAGGAGGAATCTGAGCAAACTTTGGATGACTCTCAATCCAGTGTGACTCAGACTTCTCCAAGTGAACCCAGACGTTCTGGACGCTGCAGAGTCAGACCTCTGCTGCCTGGAGAGGACCCCAAGGAACGGGAAGAGAAAAACACGCAGGTTAAAAGGAGACGTTCTGGAGAGGAGCCTAAAAGTGATTCTGCAAGCTCGATCCCAGTGCAAAGTAGACGAAGCACAAGAAGTCAGCAGGCTGCTGAGGAGGACGGTGGCAAGGACAGATTACGAACCAGGGCTCAGAGGGACAAGAGTGAGTCGAGCCAAACCGACTCTCAAGGTAGAGCTCACAAGAGGATCAAATTGTACAACAATTCACAGGAGTTTCTTGATAAACCTGAACCCAAAAGGAGAAGCACCAGAGGCCACGAGTCCAGCCAAACTGACTTGCTGTCAGGCTCACAGGCTGATTCTGAAAGCCAGTCACAGGGTAGGCACAAACAGGGTAGGCGGAGTAAATCCTCAGTGGATTCCAAGGAGGAGGTTGGAATTAAGAAAAGGGTTTTGCCTGACAAGAGAGAGTCGAGCCAAATCACCACAAATGAGCTCGAGGTTGTAGAACAGAACAAAAAGGACgataaacaaaatggagatccTCAAGTGGGCACTCTTTCACCTCAAAGTAGTGGCAAATCCCAAGAGTTTGAGCTCctagaacagaaagaaaaggatAAGCAAGAGAAACATTCACAAATGATCACTCAATCTAGTGGAGAATCCCAAGAGTTTGAGGTTGTAGAACAGACTGACAAGAAGGATAGTAATCCAGAGGAACATTCACAAATGATCACTCAATCCTCTCAATCAAGTGTCAAATCCCAAGAGATTGATTTTATAGAACAGAACGAAAAGGAAGATAATAAGCCAGGAAAAGACTCTCAAATGATAACGGAGTTTGAGCTTGTAGAAGAGACCAAAAAGGACGATGAGATGCAGAAAGATTCTCAAACGGTTGCTTCTTCTCTTCAAAGTAGTGGCCAGTCCCAAGAGTTTGAGCTTATAGAACAGAACGAAAAGGAAGATAATAAGCCAGGAAAAGACTCTCCAATGATAACGGAGTTTGAGCTTATAGAAAAGACAGACAAGGAGGACGATTCTCAGAAAATCCCTTCTTCTCCAAGTAATGACGAGTCCCAACATCAAACAAGCCCAACAAACAAGTTTGTGACAGAATCGGAGCtaaaaaatgatcacaagatCAGTGAAGGTACAAATGACAACCTTAGCCAAGAGGGCCCTCAAGTGAGTACACCATCTGATAGCCAGTCAATTCGTAGATCCAGAAGGAGCAAGGCATCGTCTGAGGCAGCAGAGTCTgaagacaaaaatgaaagtaaggGCTCCTTAGGCAGGGAGACCAGGTCCAATTCCCAGGCAGCAttgtcagctgtcagtcatgcaGAGACATCAGTTGGAGGTAGGACCAGAAGGAGCAAGGTCCACGAGGATCAGTCAAAATCAAGTCCATGCTCAACCCCAGAGAGTTCTCAGTCACTAGATGGTGTAGGATCAACTGAGTCCTCCAAAGGCAGGGGCAGATACGCGAGACGGAAATCTTCTCAAGTATTAGTAGCCAATGCAGGATCCTCAGAGTCTGAATCCTCAGAGGCCAGAGAAAATTCCCCTATGccgaaaaagagagggaggaaaccTCGGGCGTCTCTTCAAAGTCCTCTCACCCTTgaatttaaagacaaaatgaatAGTGATATGGTAAAGAATGACAGTGACACTTCTCCCAAAGCAGATACACAAAGCAAAGAAGCTAAAAATGCAACTGATTTAGAGGAACCAGATTTACAGAGTTCTGAATCACTCGAGAAGACTCCTCAAATTAAGGAGCAAATTAACAACGAATCCCTTGTAGAGGTAGAGGCTGATGCTGTTGTAGAAGAACCTGACACTGAAAACACAGTCGAGAGCAAATCACTCAGTGTTTCGCCTTGCAAGGAGAGGCAAAGACAAAAGGACCTTAAACACATTGATGATGCCTCTTTGCAAGAAAGTGACTCTGGGGACTTAAAATCTGCTGAAATCCTTGAATCAGTTGAGATCAGTACTGAACAGAGTCAGGAGAAGTTGCCCTCTGACACATGTGTGTCGCCTGCTATGGACACACTGTCGGTACCTGAGACAACAGGGAAGCTTCTGGCCTCAGTCTCGTCCGAGGAGATAACTGAAAAAGTATCGGAGCCTTCTGCCAGTGTTACTGAAAAACAGACTGATGATTCAGAATCAAACCAACCAGTTGTTCCAGaggtggagctggctgaagacagtcatatttcctcttttggaCAAAACCAGATGGAGTGTCCAAATGTCACAGATGAGGAACAGGCTGCCTCTGTCAAAGAAGACAATTCACCAAACCAGCCAACAGAGGCAAGTGctggtgatgacatcacaccGCTACTAGATAGCAGTGAAGATGGCCAAACCCAGGCGATGGAATGTCAGGATGAAGAGGAAACTCAGACCACCAACACTGAGAACGATGTTGCAAATTTGGATTCTGCTCTGCCTGATGTTTGTAATACTTCAGAGCCAACATGCAAAGATGCTTTCCAGGGGTCTCCAGTGAAGCAGAAGGACCTGGAGGCTGTGATGGGGTCAGATGTTGGCCAAAGCCCCAGCAGTGGCAGGACCAGAGGAACCTGGTCTCCTTCTGCCTCCCCGTCAACCAGTATTCTTAAAAAGGGCCAGAAGAGACCACTAGAGGATGAGACTCCTTCACCTCTTGTCAAAGTAGGTGACAAGCTTGTGATATATTATGCAAAACGAAATGCAAATCTACACACAACAAAAATCCAaacttgtatttgtttgtacTGTTGGTAAAAGTCAGTGTATTTTCTCCTTTAACCTTGCAGTCCAGGCGTGTATCTTTTGCTGATCCAATCCAACGGCAGGAAATGGCAGATGACATTGATCGTCGCAGCCCTGCTATCAGAACCAGCTCACCTAGAAGATCCAAAATTAGCAATATCCCACAGCCTAAGGTAAGAATGTGACCAGCACTGTTCTGATCCAAACAAACCAATGTTTCTTCAAGTTATCTGGTTTGATCTAAAGTGACGCCCTTCTTCTACCGATTCTAGTATGTCACCACTCCAACAAAGGGCTTGCTGATCCTGAGTCCCAGAAATCTACATAGTCCAGGTTACAAGAGCTCCAAGAAATGCCTGGTAAGCACACAAATGAGAAATTACTTTCACCGCTGGCTTCGGGGGTTTTCATGTTACATGTTAGCAGGGAACACATGAAGCAGACACAGGGCAACATTCATTCGTGTATCCGTCCACAAGTCAAATATTTACCTCATCTGATTTGCCTTCCAACTTCTGAGGGGTAcaggggtgtcacgattttgAGTCAAATGCGATATAGGCGAAGATGTTTCAGagatggttttttttaaattgatatcTTTATGAAGAGGGTTTACCTGGGACAGACTTTAGGAACCTAAATTCGTTACTTTTCATTGTTAAATTTCAATCTTTTGTTGGTTAgggttgtgttatttttttgggGACTGGAATCATAAtttttggtgaatattatttGTGCTTGTTTAACCTGCAAAAAGCCACCAGGATATAGTCAAGCTGTTGTCTTAAATTCCCtgttttttcaaagtaaaacaatgtaAATCTATCTTGACAGTTATCAGGGCTTAAaaccaaagatttttttttatgtccacCACTTTAGTCAAGACTTGAAATCTTGTatagacattcatgttcccttGAAAGAATTTTCCTTTAACAggtcaaaatgtgtttgtccaAGACTGTGGTTTGTGACTAAATACATGACACTCCCACCAGCCAACGAACATTACAACTGCTAATCATCGACGTGCGAGCATCATCATTCTTAACAAGCTGAGCATTTACCTCAAATGACTGTTGTGGTTTAGTTCAGTTTCACAGAGCGAAGAGTATGGATGCAAGTGTTTAATCTTGTTCAGAGCTTCACTGTTGAAAGCAAGGTTGATCAATTGAACAGTGATAAGTACTCTACTGATTTTGCATTGCTCTCCTGTAACATGGTCAGACTCTTGATGGTCCCCAAATAAATCCTTATAattgcagcagaaccagagagtCTAACACTCAGATACGTGCATGTCCCACTAGAGCCACAACAAGCTTTATTCACCTCTTTCACATATACACTTGTGCTCCTCAAGTCAGACTTTGACATGTAAAGTTGGGGCATTTCCCCTTGTTGGCATAATATTGAGTGTGTGGCTGAAAAATCCTCATAGAGCTGCAGAGTTGGAGGATAATTCTCTGCAGTGTGGGAAGCCTgcaatgacacacacaaccCAAACTAAAACAAGTAAAAGCTGCACTAAAAGACTGTTTATTCTAATGGTAATGGCAATCCTTAATTCCAGATTTCTGAAATGAGCCAAGAGCCGCGGCCGGTCTCCAGAGACTGTATCTACCCTGCCCTGGTTGGCTGCTCTACACCTGTAGAAGCTGTGCTGCCTCAGATATCCTCCAACATGTGGTGAGTACAGAGTACGCTTAATGAAAGGACATGTGTTTTACAGTTGatcatatatttttcatttttaagtaTGTTCATTTTGAAACTCACCACAGGTCTCGTGGTTTTGGGCAGCTTGTTCGAGCCAGAAACATCAAAACAGTCGGTGACCTCAGTGCTCTCACTCCCAGTGAAATCAAGACTCTGCCAATTCGCTCCCCAAAGATCTCCAATGTCAAAAAGGCACTTAAAATCTATGAACAGCAGGTATGCCAGGGGAGAGAGGGCTGAAGTGGATTGAGATCACACAGCACAAACAAATAATGTCAATTTAACACAAATGTAtaatgatggatttttttttttatttgacatcttAATAATTCTCCTCTAGCGTAAAGGACGAGGTGGAGATGAGCTGAAGAGTTTTGATGAAACGGAGATGTTGACCTCTGAACTGGAGGAGACCAGTGCTCCTGAGAACCAGGATGAGGAGGATAAGACCTCAGCCGAGACTCTAGGTGTGTAAAAACTCTGTGTAACGAAGCTCTCTCAGCCAGGTTCCTACAAGTTACCAAGTTACTACAGCAAGCCTTGGGATAAAGGCTGGAAACGCAGGGAAAAATGGTTTTGCCCAGTTCAAAGGTTacatagaaagaaagaaatagctTGACACATGATGTTTTTGTACGGACTAAATGAATCAGATGTGTTAATGACTGGGCTTTAGAGTTGCTTGTATGTTGATTTTGTGACCTTTGGATGGAGACAAGCTAGCTGCTAATCCCTTTTTTTTGGTAGTGGAGCGAACCATCACTTGTTTCATATTTACTACATCACAACAAAAGAGATAAAAATCCTGTTATCGAGCTCTCCATTGATTAACTGTTCTCAAAACACAACCTATTCCTTAAGTATCTACATTTCATCTTTCTGTTTGCAGCAACCGAGCTGGTTGATGAGCCTGTTCCTGCAGATAGGAGGCCAGAGCAAGACTGCCTGGAGAATCAGGCCGCTGACACAATGGCCAAAGAGCGCGGACCTGAAGGGCTgctgtcagaggtggaggcCCTCACCAGCAGGATGACGCCATTAGAACTCAGTTACTGTGCACCGGAGCAGCTCGGGCAGATGCACGATCAGTTAGGAGGCATGATGAGGCGTGTGGTGGTCGAGCTGCAGACACGCCTGTGCCAGAGAGATGACAAACCCTGCAGAGACTTCTGATGGATCAGACAGCTGGACGGGTGCTGAAAGGCACATAGAgacacagatctattcaggtgGCATCTGGATCAGAGGATacttacattttcttttacccACCCAAGCTTTGTGTAGATACAAGTGTTAATTGAACTGACTTTTACAAAGGAGGATTTTACCGTTTTAACTGAGAAAGCTTTGTCCGTGTCCAACCTTTGATCCTAGTTAAATCGATGTCTTTTATGAAACTGTTAGCAgcacttttatttttccatttctaGCTGGAGCTGTCAGGTAGTTTATACAATTTTAACACTCAAAGGGAAGCACAGTTAACACTTTCTAAGCTGTGCCAAAAGAAGACGCATATTTTTAATAGTTGCAACCTTGACGTGGATGATTATTTTCCTACCATCCTCTGTAGACTTTGTTACCAAGGACAAACGTAAGACTGCAAATGTATGTTgaagaaaaacgtttttttctcGACATGCGCTTGACAACCATCAGTTTTGTAAATATGCTTTCTCTCATGTCACTACTTCCTTCCATGTGCCTGTTTTTAGGCTGTTTACAATTCAACTCATCAGtccttttgtacattttatagGATTTCCTGCTGTAAACTtcctcatttcattttaatgtcttattgtgtttttaaagtcatGAAGCGTATTGTAGTTGATAGTAGACATTCTGCACTTCTTATTCTCATTTAAAATACTTCAATAAAAGATGGAACTGATCACCTATGTGCAGTTACATTTGTAAGTTTTTG from Sparus aurata chromosome 9, fSpaAur1.1, whole genome shotgun sequence encodes:
- the rif1 gene encoding telomere-associated protein RIF1 isoform X2, which produces MMATAEPPSSSSFLPLLESLEDSAAGQSEQTDAYLTIANRLSGEESRQFLPAVEKNFSRLGKATLAHVTSPNTELSQAALQALGFCVYHSRVVSGLPETFVAEILSALCSLAVKSTDKNTCTRALWVISKQSFPQDMVAKKVSSILDTLESVWSREDIQSVVMEHEALNVVIRMLEQVPTQMGDGVVRWAKLIIPLVVHSASKVRLRAAAAMELGMPLLLEKQAAVAAIIEPMMSTKLIPELQKLFMSKNETNVLKLWPLFVKLLGKLLHRGGPFINSLLHLEELGFRSSSPTIKKIAFIAWKSLIDNFALNPDILCSSKRMKLLMQPLSSINVRTEALLLTKVEVWWYLVVQLGPNLFPNFDQVSVPLLQCTIGSDSSSVPGTPSRAVSQNGAVAPATPKTAGTAGFNSPANTSRMSLNSSVQMPTTFPSIQLLGLEMLLHYFLGPEVITTAAKNKLILSLEPLNHPLLSSASSFTKHAAVLTSNIRDGFTNIGKDAPGSLLAVLWTSLVRCVNSTIESGSKKDRQGCEVLTLMLQALQSIVTSEALPADKVLILFEATVKGIPQRVLGSASYQVGKMDVLNGTPALFLILLLYNSSMLAAYMEDERFYQCLQTLVGCGLSGPTSPLAFGEAVLGAIGRSAPSLQNKEQLLRMWSVVVSPLTDTITQSNEVNQGDALEHNFSAMHSALLFPITQLLPGTPLQQATQKSMLSTWSKLYKVFARCSSLVVTAEENICCEEFCAKMTAAIDRDALMVPSTLNAVASILQVVVECVDFSPYTPQFQQKLKSPHTPVNWMKKRSKVMGNLSTFQSLLVQCLEVYLEGPEASSDATGLALVSTLSALFTNLALPNTIREALTSLIQPLTLLCKQASSEPPIFPQHLLGKLEKLYSDVLGCLQTRSALAYDGELLVLLSPLLCVLFPHKNKQLRNSVTQFWNSTFANSTSLTYPDEIRPILSQVKQKTPIILPCFEVVSVPDELSGQYSSESSQLETKLSGMPVSSVGKRDSLLGKSAELKDKSATKTSKPVSTKLDFGSPKPPRREVLEEEASIDFVFIPPETKERVLTEHQKEVKRTKRVDIPAMYNNLDASLDTTVFSQYTQSQEESLDKLQTEQADSVGKEAPGKVPQETVDKEEDTEILTKETQDYASPKAVENMAENCEQEEMIPESADVSMEDDVKSDDRAEDFDMESKEGTSPNVSGTSDLVSGTPQKPNSRRQSFITLEKYAEGKPASPSSTSTFTGPLIKTSNSQERTKTNKTSTSSASQTSTGPNSQDSLSTPTRNVNSPCPVKDAPESPQRPKDSVTKCEPVRLTERMPSDTTEDEDVIPDTQTELEQKESKKMPSTLDNLEPSSQEEESEQTLDDSQSSVTQTSPSEPRRSGRCRVRPLLPGEDPKEREEKNTQVKRRRSGEEPKSDSASSIPVQSRRSTRSQQAAEEDGGKDRLRTRAQRDKSESSQTDSQGRAHKRIKLYNNSQEFLDKPEPKRRSTRGHESSQTDLLSGSQADSESQSQGRHKQGRRSKSSVDSKEEVGIKKRVLPDKRESSQITTNELEVVEQNKKDDKQNGDPQVGTLSPQSSGKSQEFELLEQKEKDKQEKHSQMITQSSGESQEFEVVEQTDKKDSNPEEHSQMITQSSQSSVKSQEIDFIEQNEKEDNKPGKDSQMITEFELIEQNEKEDNKPGKDSPMITEFELIEKTDKEDDSQKIPSSPSNDESQHQTSPTNKFVTESELKNDHKISEGTNDNLSQEGPQVSTPSDSQSIRRSRRSKASSEAAESEDKNESKGSLGRETRSNSQAALSAVSHAETSVGGRTRRSKVHEDQSKSSPCSTPESSQSLDGVGSTESSKGRGRYARRKSSQVLVANAGSSESESSEARENSPMPKKRGRKPRASLQSPLTLEFKDKMNSDMVKNDSDTSPKADTQSKEAKNATDLEEPDLQSSESLEKTPQIKEQINNESLVEVEADAVVEEPDTENTVESKSLSVSPCKERQRQKDLKHIDDASLQESDSGDLKSAEILESVEISTEQSQEKLPSDTCVSPAMDTLSVPETTGKLLASVSSEEITEKVSEPSASVTEKQTDDSESNQPVVPEVELAEDSHISSFGQNQMECPNVTDEEQAASVKEDNSPNQPTEASAGDDITPLLDSSEDGQTQAMECQDEEETQTTNTENDVANLDSALPDVCNTSEPTCKDAFQGSPVKQKDLEAVMGSDVGQSPSSGRTRGTWSPSASPSTSILKKGQKRPLEDETPSPLVKSRRVSFADPIQRQEMADDIDRRSPAIRTSSPRRSKISNIPQPKYVTTPTKGLLILSPRNLHSPGYKSSKKCLISEMSQEPRPVSRDCIYPALVGCSTPVEAVLPQISSNMWSRGFGQLVRARNIKTVGDLSALTPSEIKTLPIRSPKISNVKKALKIYEQQRKGRGGDELKSFDETEMLTSELEETSAPENQDEEDKTSAETLATELVDEPVPADRRPEQDCLENQAADTMAKERGPEGLLSEVEALTSRMTPLELSYCAPEQLGQMHDQLGGMMRRVVVELQTRLCQRDDKPCRDF
- the rif1 gene encoding telomere-associated protein RIF1 isoform X1 codes for the protein MMATAEPPSSSSFLPLLESLEDSAAGQSEQTDAYLTIANRLSGEESRQFLPAVEKNFSRLGKATLAHVTSPNTELSQAALQALGFCVYHSRVVSGLPETFVAEILSALCSLAVKSTDKNTCTRALWVISKQSFPQDMVAKKVSSILDTLESVWSREDIQSVVMEHEALNVVIRMLEQVPTQMGDGVVRWAKLIIPLVVHSASKVRLRAAAAMELGMPLLLEKQAAVAAIIEPMMSTKLIPELQKLFMSKNETNVLKLWPLFVKLLGKLLHRGGPFINSLLHLEELGFRSSSPTIKKIAFIAWKSLIDNFALNPDILCSSKRMKLLMQPLSSINVRTEALLLTKVEVWWYLVVQLGPNLFPNFDQVSVPLLQCTIGSDSSSVPGTPSRAVSQNGAVAPATPKTAGTAGFNSPANTSRMSLNSSVQMPTTFPSIQLLGLEMLLHYFLGPEVITTAAKNKLILSLEPLNHPLLSSASSFTKHAAVLTSNIRDGFTNIGKDAPGSLLAVLWTSLVRCVNSTIESGSKKDRQGCEVLTLMLQALQSIVTSEALPADKVLILFEATVKGIPQRVLGSASYQVGKMDVLNGTPALFLILLLYNSSMLAAYMEDERFYQCLQTLVGCGLSGPTSPLAFGEAVLGAIGRSAPSLQNKEQLLRMWSVVVSPLTDTITQSNEVNQGDALEHNFSAMHSALLFPITQLLPGTPLQQATQKSMLSTWSKLYKVFARCSSLVVTAEENICCEEFCAKMTAAIDRDALMVPSTLNAVASILQVVVECVDFSPYTPQFQQKLKSPHTPVNWMKKRSKVMGNLSTFQSLLVQCLEVYLEGPEASSDATGLALVSTLSALFTNLALPNTIREALTSLIQPLTLLCKQASSEPPIFPQHLLGKLEKLYSDVLGCLQTRSALAYDGELLVLLSPLLCVLFPHKNKQLRNSVTQFWNSTFANSTSLTYPDEIRPILSQVKQKTPIILPCFEVVSVPDELSGQYSSESSQLETKLSGMPVSSVGKRDSLLGKSAELKDKSATKTSKPVSTKLDFGSPKPPRREVLEEEASIDFVFIPPETKERVLTEHQKEVKRTKRVDIPAMYNNLDASLDTTVFSQYTQSQEESLDKLQTEQADSVGKEAPGKVPQETVDKEEDTEILTKETQDYASPKAVENMAENCEQEEMIPESADVSMEDDVKSDDRAEDFDMESKEGTSPNVSGTSDLVSGTPQKPNSRRQSFITLEKYAEGKPASPSSTSTFTGPLIKTSNSQERTKTNKTSTSSASQTSTGPNSQDSLSTPTRNVNSPCPVKDAPESPQRPKDSVTKCEPVRLTERMPSDTTEDEDVIPDTQTELEQKESKKMPSTLDNLEPSSQEEESEQTLDDSQSSVTQTSPSEPRRSGRCRVRPLLPGEDPKEREEKNTQVKRRRSGEEPKSDSASSIPVQSRRSTRSQQAAEEDGGKDRLRTRAQRDKSESSQTDSQGRAHKRIKLYNNSQEFLDKPEPKRRSTRGHESSQTDLLSGSQADSESQSQGRHKQGRRSKSSVDSKEEVGIKKRVLPDKRESSQITTNELEVVEQNKKDDKQNGDPQVGTLSPQSSGKSQEFELLEQKEKDKQEKHSQMITQSSGESQEFEVVEQTDKKDSNPEEHSQMITQSSQSSVKSQEIDFIEQNEKEDNKPGKDSQMITEFELVEETKKDDEMQKDSQTVASSLQSSGQSQEFELIEQNEKEDNKPGKDSPMITEFELIEKTDKEDDSQKIPSSPSNDESQHQTSPTNKFVTESELKNDHKISEGTNDNLSQEGPQVSTPSDSQSIRRSRRSKASSEAAESEDKNESKGSLGRETRSNSQAALSAVSHAETSVGGRTRRSKVHEDQSKSSPCSTPESSQSLDGVGSTESSKGRGRYARRKSSQVLVANAGSSESESSEARENSPMPKKRGRKPRASLQSPLTLEFKDKMNSDMVKNDSDTSPKADTQSKEAKNATDLEEPDLQSSESLEKTPQIKEQINNESLVEVEADAVVEEPDTENTVESKSLSVSPCKERQRQKDLKHIDDASLQESDSGDLKSAEILESVEISTEQSQEKLPSDTCVSPAMDTLSVPETTGKLLASVSSEEITEKVSEPSASVTEKQTDDSESNQPVVPEVELAEDSHISSFGQNQMECPNVTDEEQAASVKEDNSPNQPTEASAGDDITPLLDSSEDGQTQAMECQDEEETQTTNTENDVANLDSALPDVCNTSEPTCKDAFQGSPVKQKDLEAVMGSDVGQSPSSGRTRGTWSPSASPSTSILKKGQKRPLEDETPSPLVKSRRVSFADPIQRQEMADDIDRRSPAIRTSSPRRSKISNIPQPKYVTTPTKGLLILSPRNLHSPGYKSSKKCLISEMSQEPRPVSRDCIYPALVGCSTPVEAVLPQISSNMWSRGFGQLVRARNIKTVGDLSALTPSEIKTLPIRSPKISNVKKALKIYEQQRKGRGGDELKSFDETEMLTSELEETSAPENQDEEDKTSAETLATELVDEPVPADRRPEQDCLENQAADTMAKERGPEGLLSEVEALTSRMTPLELSYCAPEQLGQMHDQLGGMMRRVVVELQTRLCQRDDKPCRDF